A stretch of Hoplias malabaricus isolate fHopMal1 chromosome 10, fHopMal1.hap1, whole genome shotgun sequence DNA encodes these proteins:
- the zic1 gene encoding zinc finger protein ZIC 1 produces the protein MLLDAGAQYPAIGVTTFGSSRHHSPGEVTERDVAALGINPFADGMGAFKLNASSHDLGSSQAAAFSSQAPGYAALSHPHHSHHHPHHHAGHVGSYSTFNSTRDFLFRNRGFGEAASAQHGLFAGSFAAPHASSDHLLFPGLHEQATPNVVNGQMRLGFSGDVYGRTAAEQYGHVAASPRPEHYAPASLHGYGAVNVAAAAHHSAGAFFRYMRQPIKQELICKWVEPEQLSSPKKACNKTFSTMHELVTHLTVEHVGGPEQSNHVCFWEECSREGKPFKAKYKLVNHIRVHTGEKPFPCPFPGCGKVFARSENLKIHKRTHTGEKPFKCEFDGCDRRFANSSDRKKHMHVHTSDKPYLCKMCDKSYTHPSSLRKHMKVHESSSQGSQPSPAASSGYESSTPPTIVSPSTENQSSSSISPPASSTVHHTTAHSTLSSNFNEWYV, from the exons ATGCTGCTGGACGCCGGAGCGCAGTACCCGGCCATCGGAGTGACTACGTTCGGCTCCTCGAGGCACCACTCCCCGGGCGAAGTGACGGAGCGAGACGTGGCAGCTCTGGGGATCAACCCGTTCGCTGACGGTATGGGCGCCTTCAAGCTGAACGCAAGTTCGCACGACCTCGGCTCGAGCCAAGCAGCTGCGTTCTCCTCCCAGGCGCCCGGCTACGCAGCCCTGAGCCACCCGCATCATTCGCACCACCATCCCCACCACCACGCGGGCCACGTGGGCTCCTACTCCACCTTCAACTCCACGCGGGACTTTTTGTTTCGCAACCGCGGCTTCGGCGAAGCGGCGAGTGCGCAACACGGCCTCTTCGCGGGCAGCTTTGCGGCGCCACACGCGTCCTCGGATCACCTTCTTTTCCCGGGTCTCCATGAACAAGCAACACCCAACGTGGTCAACGGACAAATGCGCCTGGGCTTTTCAGGTGACGTCTATGGGCGCACAGCCGCTGAACAATACGGCCACGTGGCCGCGAGCCCGAGGCCCGAGCACTACGCACCTGCGTCTCTCCACGGCTACGGCGCCGTGAACGTGGCCGCGGCCGCGCACCACAGCGCTGGCGCCTTCTTCCGCTACATGCGACAGCCTATCAAACAGGAGCTGATCTGCAAGTGGGTCGAGCCAGAGCAACTCAGCAGCCCCAAGAAAGCGTGTAACAAAACATTCAGTACTATGCACGAGCTCGTCACGCACCTTACCGTGGAACATGTCGGCGGACCCGAGCAGAGTAATCACGTCTGCTTCTGGGAGGAGTGCTCACGGGAAGGCAAGCCCTTCAAGGCAAAATACAAACTGGTCAACCACATCCGTGTACACACGGGCGAGAAACCATTCCCATGCCCGTTCCCTGGATGTGGCAAAGTGTTCGCCCGCTCGGAGAACCTGAAAATTcacaagagaacacacacag GTGAAAAACCATTTAAATGCGAGTTTGACGGCTGCGACCGGAGGTTCGCAAACAGCAGCGACCGCAAGAAACACATGCACGTGCACACCTCGGACAAACCCTACTTGTGCAAAATGTGCGACAAATCCTACACACACCCCAGCTCTCTCCGGAAACATATGAAG GTGCACGAATCTTCGTCGCAGGGCTCCCAGCCTTCCCCAGCAGCTAGCTCGGGTTACGAGTCATCCACGCCCCCCACCATCGTGTCACCCTCCACAGAGAACCAGAGCAGCAGTTCCATATCCCCCCCAGCCTCGTCCACTGTGCACCACACCACCGCTCACAGCACCCTGTCGTCAAATTTTAACGAATGGTACGTGTAA
- the zic4 gene encoding zinc finger protein ZIC 4: MSVDALGSPAMMDPTYKRNTALRLVDLAGAHQHHHHHHHHRHHTPQSVTDFPGFGSHPHSMAHTHPGEMTAEPRLGPSPFGPEHMGHSAALKISPAHHYPHHHHHNHHIAGHNDVVSSQAGAFGPVQAAATVPYSMSQTPQSLYAGRDLFLRRDLSAMPVLSEQAASASTSHHSMFVSTTGSSYTGHYGQHADALFPALQHQQPSGAQALNGQIRLGISADMHLTPVTSSRADPFAAYGALNMHMNLNAHHHQHHHQHHHGAGAFLRYMRQPIKQELICKWLDPEHSAEKLCSKTYSTMHELVTHVTVEHVGGPEQANHVCFWEECPREGKPFKAKYKLVNHIRVHTGEKPFPCPFPGCGKVFARSENLKIHKRTHTGEKPFKCEFDGCDRRFANSSDRKKHSHVHTSDKPYNCKVRGCDKSYTHPSSLRKHMKVHCKSPPTSSGYESSTPSLVSPSSDLGRELAPSTLSEPIAGSQAANLSEWYVCHSSGASGAHSPQSSQPSSPEHPPGPPSYRNADQGDSF, translated from the exons ATGAGCGTGGATGCTTTGGGAAGCCCCGCGATGATGGACCCTACGTACAAACGGAACACGGCGCTGAGATTAGTTGACTTGGCAGGGGCTCACcaacatcaccatcaccatcatcatcatcgccaCCATACCCCTCAGAGCGTGACAGACTTCCCGGGGTTCGGCAGCCATCCCCACTCAATGGCTCACACGCACCCTGGGGAGATGACTGCGGAACCCCGCCTGGGGCCGAGTCCATTCGGGCCAGAACACATGGGGCACTCCGCGGCCCTCAAAATCAGCCCAGCCCATCATTatccccaccaccaccaccacaatcaTCATATTGCAGGCCACAACGACGTAGTCTCCAGTCAAGCGGGAGCCTTTGGCCCGGTGCAAGCTGCGGCAACGGTGCCCTACTCTATGTCCCAAACGCCCCAGTCACTTTACGCAGGTAGGGATCTCTTCCTCCGCCGCGATCTGAGCGCCATGCCGGTGCTGAGTGAGCAGGCGGCGTCTGCTTCCACCTCTCACCACAGCATGTTTGTCTCGACAACAGGTAGCAGCTACACAGGACACTATGGCCAGCATGCGGACGCTCTCTTCCCGGCTTTGCAGCACCAGCAGCCATCCGGCGCTCAAGCCCTCAACGGACAGATAAGGCTGGGGATTTCGGCAGACATGCACTTGACTCCGGTGACGAGCTCCAGGGCGGACCCGTTCGCAGCTTATGGAGCACTCAATATGCACATGAACCTCAACGcccaccaccaccagcaccaccaccagcaccaccacGGCGCCGGCGCGTTCCTCCGTTACATGCGACAGCCCATCAAGCAGGAGCTCATATGCAAGTGGCTGGACCCGGAGCACTCCGCAGAGAAACTTTGCTCTAAGACATATAGCACCATGCACGAGCTGGTAACCCATGTCACTGTGGAGCACGTAGGCGGACCCGAGCAGGCGAACCACGTCTGCTTCTGGGAAGAGTGTCCACGCGAAGGCAAACCATTCAAGGCCAAATATAAACTGGTCAACCACATCCGTGTACACACAGGCGAGAAGCCATTCCCTTGCCCGTTTCCTGGCTGCGGCAAAGTGTTCGCGCGCTCGGAGAACCTGAAAATTCACAAAAGGACGCACACTG gTGAAAAGCCGTTTAAGTGCGAGTTTGACGGATGTGACAGACGATTCGCCAACAGCAGTGACCGGAAAAAGCATTCGCACGTGCACACCAGTGATAAGCCGTACAATTGTAAAGTGCGAGGTTGTGACAAGTCATACACGCACCCCAGCTCCTTACGGAAACACATGAAGGTGCATTGCAAGTCCCCGCCCACGAGCTCGGGTTACGAGTCCTCTACGCCGTCCCTCGTGTCTCCCTCCTCGGATTTGGGGCGCGAGCTGGCACCTTCCACGCTCTCTGAGCCGATCGCTGGCTCTCAGGCTGCAAACTTGAGTGAGTGGTATGTGTGCCACAGCTCGGGCGCGAGTGGCGCTCACAGCCCTCAAAGCTCACAGCCCTCATCGCCAGAACACCCCCCAGGACCCCCATCGTACAGGAACGCTGATCAGGGGGACAGCTTCTAG